One genomic segment of Spirochaetota bacterium includes these proteins:
- a CDS encoding citrate/2-methylcitrate synthase: MALSFRETRSGGRHMESVSFSKGLEGVIAAASDICRIDGNEGRLYYRGYSIEDLAAHSSFEEVTYLLLNEHLPDKQELENFSARMRRSRDLDPHILDMIRHFPPDGKPMELLQAVVSYLSGYVEHKIQHSATCDCRNTLHQVVQMASVVAAYYRFREGKEYIKPDMGLSHGGNFLYMMRGTRPEPWEDAIMDTSLVLHAEHGFNASTFTARVVASTLSTCYSSISAAVGALYGSLHGGANEAVLRMLQEIGTIDNLEAWFRKTMEKKQKVMGYGHRIYKTKDPRAVIMEGFLKTLSEKRNDFTDYNMLKKLEEIAAHVLGSRDDPVYPNVDFFSGSVFKLLGIPSYLFTPIFAVGRVSGWLAHILEQRKDNRLYRPMSLYNGPDPRPYLYIGER; encoded by the coding sequence ATGGCGTTGAGTTTTCGTGAGACACGATCAGGAGGAAGGCACATGGAAAGCGTATCGTTCTCGAAAGGACTGGAAGGGGTCATTGCCGCGGCGAGCGACATCTGCCGGATAGACGGCAACGAGGGCAGGCTGTACTATCGCGGGTACTCGATCGAGGACCTGGCCGCCCATTCCTCGTTCGAAGAGGTGACCTATCTCCTCCTGAACGAGCACCTGCCTGATAAACAGGAGCTCGAGAATTTCTCGGCGCGGATGCGCAGGAGCCGCGACCTGGACCCGCACATTCTTGACATGATACGGCACTTCCCGCCGGACGGCAAGCCCATGGAGCTTTTACAAGCGGTCGTATCCTACCTGAGCGGGTACGTGGAGCACAAGATCCAGCATTCGGCAACCTGCGATTGCAGAAATACCCTGCACCAGGTCGTGCAGATGGCGAGCGTGGTGGCCGCCTATTACCGGTTCAGGGAGGGCAAGGAGTATATAAAGCCCGACATGGGGCTCTCGCACGGGGGGAACTTCCTGTACATGATGCGCGGAACGAGGCCCGAACCGTGGGAGGACGCGATCATGGACACGAGCCTGGTGCTTCATGCCGAGCACGGCTTCAACGCGTCGACCTTCACCGCGCGCGTGGTCGCGTCGACGCTGTCGACCTGCTACTCGAGCATCTCCGCGGCGGTTGGCGCGCTGTACGGGTCGCTGCACGGGGGCGCGAACGAGGCGGTCCTCAGGATGCTCCAGGAGATCGGCACGATCGACAACCTTGAAGCGTGGTTCAGGAAAACTATGGAGAAAAAGCAGAAAGTCATGGGATACGGCCACCGGATATACAAAACCAAGGACCCGCGCGCCGTCATCATGGAAGGCTTCCTGAAAACGCTTTCCGAAAAACGGAACGATTTCACCGATTACAACATGCTGAAAAAGCTCGAGGAGATCGCGGCGCATGTCCTGGGCAGCAGGGACGATCCCGTGTATCCCAACGTGGATTTTTTCTCGGGCTCGGTGTTCAAGCTGCTGGGCATCCCGTCGTACCTGTTCACCCCGATTTTCGCGGTGGGCAGGGTGTCCGGATGGCTCGCCCATATCCTGGAACAGAGGAAGGACAACCGGCTGTATCGGCCCATGAGCCTTTACAACGGCCCCGACCCCAGGCCGTACCTGTATATCGGAGAACGCTAA
- a CDS encoding NADP-dependent isocitrate dehydrogenase (Converts isocitrate to alpha ketoglutarate), translating to MTGEKIQFDRDVVNVPDRPVILFIGGDGIGPEIWDAARRVLDAAVECAYAGARGIEWREVLAGEKAFTERGSWLP from the coding sequence ATGACCGGCGAGAAAATACAATTCGACAGGGACGTCGTTAATGTCCCTGACAGACCGGTGATTCTTTTTATCGGGGGGGACGGGATAGGTCCCGAGATATGGGACGCCGCGCGGCGCGTGCTGGACGCGGCGGTGGAATGCGCGTACGCGGGCGCGCGGGGCATCGAGTGGCGGGAGGTGCTCGCCGGGGAAAAGGCGTTTACCGAGCGCGGATCGTGGCTCCCC